A DNA window from Halichondria panicea chromosome 16, odHalPani1.1, whole genome shotgun sequence contains the following coding sequences:
- the LOC135349792 gene encoding uncharacterized protein LOC135349792, with translation MKPRQLLCKTLLAVGCLQMVIVLVSGQATGTVCPPVAGAPGCVCDHPDGKIDVRPLANSDGTPKYTGLIDPNSYPYSINPCTPFSASGECTNVFICQGDPNIDNAFYDIADAGTEQIYIDTDNKVYLYYTTQNRFARIYLECDTSETGTPKWDVKGDSAGVILHYEFTMTHASLCPGASGGGGGGSDDSIAGPVGLVLIFLLPVALIAYFVIGAVIMAVKYNAAGSDIIPHKAFWLDLPLLIKDGVMFTFNPCLSAVKNRGYNKTVKYQEKMTMLLSRTSVILLALAACIFADPDPPTGTLCAPMIGKLGCVCNHPDGQGVIDLTGLGKQDGTARFSGGITDPVGYSYAWNPCYSFDSTNGGCNAVFVCQTQADGSASYTVADAQEQIWIDDTTKVPYVYYTGPDNRNTRVYLDCDKSVTGEPQVTTTGDSVKQLSYVFRIKSDKVCPTAGGGGDGGDGESIAGIAGIVIIFLLLGALVTYFVIGAVIMTVKYNAAGSDIIPHKAFWLALPLLIKDGVLFTFSPCVSAFKNRGYDKA, from the exons ATGAAGCCAAGACAGCTATTATGTAAGACTCTGCTTGCAGTGGGCTGCTTGCAAATGGTGATTGTGTTGGTGTCTGGGCAAGCAACTGGTACAGTGTGTCCTCCAGTAGCTGGAGCACCAGGGTGTGTGTGCGACCATCCAGATGGGAAGATTGACGTCAGACCACTTGCTAACTCTGATGGCACTCCAAA GTACACAGGTCTGATTGACCCAAATAGCTACCCCTACAGCATTAATCCTTGCACTCCTTTCTCTGCAAGTGGAGAGTGCACCAACGTATTT aTCTGTCAAGGAGATCCAAATATTGACAATGCATTTTATGACATTGCTGATGCTGGAACCGAACAAATCTACATAGACACTGATAATAAAGTTTACCTCTACTACACCACTCAAAACAG ATTTGCAAGAATCTATCTGGAGTGTGATACTTCGGAAACTGGTACCCCAAAGTGGGACGTCAAGGGGGACAGTGCAGGAGTAATTCTCCATTAT GAATTCACAATGACTCATGCTAGTTTATGCCCTGGGGCTTCAGGGGGCGGGGGTGGAGGTTCAGACGACTCGATTGCAGGACCTGTGGGACTAGTGTTGATATTCTT GTTACCAGTTGCCCTGATAGCATATTTTGTGATTGGAGCTGTGATCATGGCGGTCAAGTACAACGCTGCAGGGTCGGACATCATTCCACACAAGGCTTTCTGGCTTGATCTACCACTACTAATTAAG GACGGAGTTATGTTTACATTCAACCCGTGTCTGTCTGCTGTGAAGAACCGCGGCTATAACAAG ACAGTTAAATACCAGGAGAAGATGACCATGTTGCTCTCAAGAACCTCAGTCATCCTGTTAGctttagctgcatgcattTTTGCAGACCCAGATCCTCCTACTGGAACCCTCTGCGCACCTATGATTGGCAAGCTTGGATGTGTCTGCAATCATCCTGATGGTCAGGGAGTGATTGATCTTACAGGCTTAGGCAAACAAGATGGCACTGCAAG ATTCAGCGGTGGCATAACTGACCCTGTGGGTTACAGCTATGCTTGGAATCCCTGCTATTCATTTGACTCAACTAATGGCGGATGTAATGCAGTATTT GTTTGCCAAACTCAAGCGGATGGATCAGCAAGTTACACTGTTGCTGACGCTCAGGAGCAAATATGGATTGATGATACCACAAAAGTACCATACGTTTATTACACGGGACCAGATAATAG AAACACAAGAGTATACCTGGACTGTGACAAAAGTGTGACCGGGGAGCCTCAGGTTACTACTACAGGAGACAGTGTGAAGCAACTGAGTTAC GTTTTCCGCATCAAATCAGATAAAGTTTGTCCTACtgctggtggtggtggtgatggtggtGATGGTGAGAGCATTGCAGGAATTGCAGGGATTGTCATCATTTTTCT GCTACTAGGTGCGTTGGTGACATACTTTGTGATTGGAGCTGTGATCATGACGGTCAAGTACAACGCTGCAGGGTCAGACATCATTCCACACAAAGCTTTCTGGCTTGCTCTACCACTACTAATTAAG GACGGTGTTCTCTTCACTTTCTCCCCATGCGTATCTGCTTTCAAAAATCGTGGTTATGACAAGGCATAA